Proteins co-encoded in one Papaver somniferum cultivar HN1 chromosome 5, ASM357369v1, whole genome shotgun sequence genomic window:
- the LOC113279348 gene encoding uncharacterized protein LOC113279348: MQTAKLLNFTPTFLPSSIIKKPQTYCTNYTNNKPFQITNFPKICITNDKSFQISSCMKDAGSNSGLKASPVLKDVSNSILTIEKKLQLYVSSAFEAIFSAVKEKSSLALAKSFEIENDLIKFEHNGREIVGVVRDVIHHVGDLMETTLQCEHGLEKFKISIFDVVNLTYGYYEGKERMWGIHTTVECKDGDVEKMVEEIKDILNAHDDVKCNSKLVTMDSLCPKNNKIIVMSFVTCSKLRSPPYVHYMEVRRKVLSEMDEIQRKHGSKEESVVGN; the protein is encoded by the exons ATGCAGACTGCTAAATTATTAAACTTTACTCCAACATTTCTTCCTAGTAGTATAATTAAGAAACCCCAAACTTACTGCACCAACTACACCAACAACAAGCCCTTCCAAATTACTAATTTTCCTAAGATATGCATCACCAACGACAAGAGCTTCCAAATCTCATCCTGTATGAAGGATGCAGGTTCGAATTCGGGTTTGAAGGCATCACCTGTATTGAAGGATGTATCAAACTCTATATTAACAATTGAGAAGAAGTTGCAGTTGTATGTTTCTTCTGCTTTTGAGGCAATTTTCTCAGCTGTTAAAGAG AAAAGTTCATTGGCGTTGGCAAAATCATTCGAAATAGAGAATGATCTAATAAAGTTTGAGCACAATGGGAGGGAGATTGTTGGAGTTGTTCGTGATGTGATTCATCATGTGGGGGATTTAATGGAAACTACTctacaatgtgaacatggtttaGAGAAATTTAAAATCAGTATATTTGACGTCGTCAATCTCACCTACGGCTATTATGAGGGGAAAGAGAGAATGTGGGGGATTCATACCACAGTAGAGTGCAAAGATGGTgatgtggagaagatggtggaggagATAAAAGATATCCTAAATGCTCACGATGATGTGAAATGCAATTCTAAGTTGGTTACGATGGATTCACTTTGTCCTAAGAATAATAAG ATTATAGTGATGAGTTTTGTTACATGCTCCAAATTGAGGAGTCCTCCCTATGTGCACTACATGGAAGTAAGGAGAAAAGTGCTCTCAGAGATGGATGAAATCCAAAGGAAACATGGAAGTAAGGAGGAAAGTGTTGTTGGAAATTGA